The proteins below come from a single Cylindrospermopsis raciborskii Cr2010 genomic window:
- a CDS encoding peptidylprolyl isomerase, producing the protein MFKFIRSGLIYSLKVILLGMIFLGTSTTGWTSYAALPSGNAITDGKALLRYALPIENQPVRKLQASLEDISNQLRANKRWGAISRDLSQASRILDRPSQILTSIPPERQPQAEFWIGELKSGIGELQEVVKTRQKAPVLEGRAKLLNLVSLLEESMVKGFPFEVPAEFSNLPQLKGRATIAIKTNKGDLTVVVDGYSAPVTAGNFVDLVQRGFYNGLKFTRSEESYVLQTGDPEGKEVGFIDPVTGKYRAIPLEILAEGDKQPTYGITLEDAGRYLDMPVLPFSSFGALAMARPEGDPDGGSSQIFFFLFEPELTPAGRNLLDGRYAVFGYLVEGKEILDKLKAGDIIQSAQVIQGIENLVEPPA; encoded by the coding sequence ATGTTTAAGTTTATCAGGTCTGGGCTAATATATAGCCTAAAAGTCATACTGCTGGGAATGATATTTTTAGGAACCAGCACCACCGGGTGGACTTCCTACGCAGCTCTACCGTCTGGGAATGCTATTACAGATGGTAAGGCTTTGTTGAGATATGCACTTCCCATAGAAAATCAACCAGTACGCAAACTGCAAGCCAGTTTAGAGGATATTTCCAACCAACTACGTGCTAATAAGCGATGGGGTGCGATTTCCAGGGATCTGAGTCAAGCATCGCGAATTCTTGACAGACCCTCCCAAATCTTAACCAGCATTCCCCCAGAACGCCAACCCCAAGCTGAATTTTGGATTGGGGAGTTAAAATCTGGCATAGGAGAACTGCAAGAAGTAGTGAAAACTAGACAAAAAGCCCCCGTTTTGGAAGGGAGAGCCAAGTTACTCAATCTTGTGAGTTTATTAGAAGAATCCATGGTTAAGGGGTTTCCCTTTGAAGTTCCTGCTGAATTTAGTAACCTACCTCAACTCAAAGGTCGTGCTACTATTGCCATAAAAACAAACAAGGGAGATCTAACTGTAGTAGTAGATGGTTACAGTGCTCCAGTGACAGCTGGTAATTTTGTAGATCTGGTACAAAGAGGCTTTTATAACGGATTAAAATTCACCCGTTCTGAAGAGTCCTATGTTTTACAAACGGGAGATCCAGAAGGCAAAGAAGTTGGTTTTATTGACCCTGTAACGGGTAAATATCGAGCTATTCCCCTAGAGATTTTAGCCGAAGGGGATAAACAACCAACTTACGGTATTACCCTAGAAGATGCGGGACGTTATCTAGATATGCCAGTATTACCATTTTCTTCCTTTGGAGCATTAGCGATGGCGCGTCCTGAGGGTGATCCGGATGGTGGTTCTTCCCAAATTTTCTTCTTTTTATTTGAACCAGAATTAACCCCAGCAGGGCGTAATCTTTTGGATGGACGCTACGCCGTATTTGGTTATCTGGTTGAAGGTAAAGAGATTTTGGATAAGCTGAAAGCAGGTGATATAATCCAGTCAGCTCAAGTTATTCAAGGAATTGAAAATTTAGTTGAGCCACCAGCATAA
- a CDS encoding aminotransferase class V-fold PLP-dependent enzyme, with protein sequence MLHHHRQKFPALTNKIYFNYGGQGPMPQSAIDAVTRTQEYIQEMGPFGAEVYSWISPQMQSTREAIASILGVTKDTITLTGNVTVGCNISMWGINWQVGDHLLISDCEHPGVIGTAKEISRRFGVEVSTFPLMKTLNLGDPVSVIAENLRPSTRLVVLSHVLWNTGQVLPLDKIVKLCKEPSRGNNCLLLVDGAQSVGVLPLNNLTNLTELGVDFYAFTGHKWLCGPAGVGGLYVHPQAREQLHPTFIGLDGVITNSQAQPIGWQPDGRRYEVSTLSVPLYSGLREAIATHNEWGTGEERYEQICHKSAYLWQKLTELPHIKCLKDSPPASGLVSFQMTNNQPSSKLVQYLESSFPGAKILTRTIANPNCIRVSIHYLTLESEMDELIVAIQKFTQA encoded by the coding sequence ATGTTGCATCACCATCGCCAAAAGTTTCCAGCTCTCACAAACAAGATTTACTTCAATTATGGGGGACAAGGACCAATGCCTCAAAGCGCAATAGATGCTGTCACCCGCACCCAAGAATATATCCAGGAAATGGGACCTTTTGGAGCTGAGGTTTATAGCTGGATATCACCTCAAATGCAGTCTACCAGAGAAGCGATCGCCTCTATTTTAGGAGTAACAAAAGATACTATTACTCTCACAGGGAATGTCACGGTTGGCTGTAACATTAGTATGTGGGGAATCAATTGGCAAGTGGGAGACCACTTACTAATTTCCGACTGTGAGCACCCGGGAGTAATTGGGACTGCTAAAGAAATTAGTCGGAGATTTGGGGTAGAAGTTTCCACCTTTCCCCTAATGAAGACCTTGAACTTGGGAGACCCTGTTAGTGTTATTGCCGAAAATCTAAGACCTTCCACCAGACTAGTGGTTTTAAGTCATGTTTTATGGAATACTGGTCAAGTTTTACCTCTTGACAAAATAGTCAAGTTGTGTAAGGAACCCAGTAGGGGAAATAATTGCTTGTTGTTGGTGGATGGAGCCCAGTCTGTGGGAGTTCTCCCTTTAAATAATCTAACAAATTTAACAGAACTGGGGGTAGATTTCTATGCTTTTACTGGACATAAATGGTTATGCGGTCCTGCAGGTGTGGGAGGTTTGTATGTCCATCCCCAAGCTAGGGAACAATTACATCCGACTTTTATTGGTTTAGATGGAGTAATTACCAATTCACAAGCACAACCCATAGGTTGGCAACCGGATGGTAGAAGATATGAAGTTTCCACCCTGTCAGTACCATTGTATAGTGGTTTAAGAGAGGCGATCGCCACACATAATGAATGGGGAACAGGAGAAGAAAGGTATGAACAAATTTGTCATAAAAGCGCCTATCTATGGCAAAAACTAACAGAATTACCTCACATCAAATGCTTAAAAGATTCCCCACCTGCAAGTGGTTTAGTTTCCTTTCAAATGACCAATAATCAGCCTAGTAGCAAATTAGTCCAATATCTGGAATCTTCCTTCCCAGGGGCAAAAATTCTGACCCGGACAATTGCTAACCCCAACTGCATTCGGGTGAGTATTCATTACTTGACCTTAGAATCAGAAATGGATGAATTAATAGTAGCCATCCAAAAGTTTACACAAGCATAA
- a CDS encoding KGGVGR-motif variant AAA ATPase: MNRFLTWLDVRRRIRQETRRDRELINKGIVRVNCFSDAVEIGITDDKESAKSAKSTVKQWFGDWYLEEESVIQLDMGDDKLPVEFTGPEEIEINPIEIRPFWEEIAYLPEIETLQKSGINLPEPYTQTKTNKTELLAFYSFKGGVGRTLNLVAYVLALLERSKELNQPINILVIDADLEAPGLTYWNGVKNPEVCFLDFLEVYHYSHLPIEQTLSLFAKKLKKNLSSHINEDRSKVYFLPACLNDQQLLDKPILPEHLVRGAGGVWEYSNAINLLGQELDINYVFIDLRAGLSEISSPIIFDPRVERFIVTTISEQSIRGTNLVLQQIGKVAPSQSDIQHEKYYDPWLLINMLKQEVIDSPRYKNAVDGFYQNYIQPEDTEDVYSKRLEIIEAFFAEELLYVNSWEEARSRLSATTLMKNARKWAETKLITADNANNQEVLSEDLFNKKLDDLKKIRDLCEKYRYAETGKGENLLIIEPLRNLATDFSDKLPNVLCIGAKGSGKTFNYIHLSRLRNWESFLHRVDGSQNHEEPRNKTYIFPLLQSQYVEPDAQNIIDEARKEVRSALKTTLEFSHSNYTDEIQRSLEENWNESKWTEFWISKIIAKSIDINLDSGHNTLMAIDRELKERKLNIVFLFDGLENIFPDIYTDTQQRKALKALIDDIPTKISEIRKANIGVIIFLRRDFLKHTITQNLAQFENRYSSYDLSWDRDSFLRLVYWICSESGVINADKNRIYDLSTEDLKGELQKLWGQKLGSDKSKEANTASWIFAALTDFKGNLQARDIIRFLYFATGRTLDTSKETSKKWFSTRLLPPQAIRQALRPCSQQKVEEVKEEYPRFKTWVDTKLSSLTERKIPFDVQDLKADQDTIRVLEEIGVIYEDKDKDEIARFYIPEIFREGLGFSGTTGRPRTLALKQKIFGKGN; the protein is encoded by the coding sequence ATGAACAGATTTTTAACATGGTTGGATGTGAGAAGAAGGATTCGTCAGGAAACTAGACGTGACAGGGAACTGATAAATAAAGGTATAGTCAGAGTTAACTGCTTTTCTGACGCTGTAGAAATAGGAATTACTGATGATAAAGAATCCGCCAAAAGTGCCAAAAGTACTGTCAAACAGTGGTTTGGCGATTGGTATTTAGAAGAAGAATCAGTAATTCAACTGGATATGGGAGATGATAAGTTACCGGTAGAATTTACTGGACCGGAGGAAATAGAGATTAATCCTATTGAGATCCGTCCCTTTTGGGAAGAGATTGCCTACTTACCGGAAATAGAGACTTTACAAAAGAGTGGAATTAATCTACCAGAACCATATACTCAAACAAAAACAAATAAAACTGAATTATTAGCTTTCTATTCTTTTAAAGGTGGTGTAGGTAGAACCTTAAATTTGGTAGCCTATGTTTTGGCATTACTGGAGAGATCTAAGGAATTAAATCAACCAATAAATATCTTGGTTATTGATGCTGATTTAGAAGCACCAGGTTTGACCTATTGGAATGGTGTCAAGAATCCAGAAGTTTGTTTCCTGGACTTTTTAGAAGTTTATCATTATTCTCACCTACCCATAGAACAGACACTATCATTATTTGCTAAAAAACTGAAAAAAAATTTAAGTAGTCATATAAATGAAGACAGATCAAAAGTGTATTTTTTGCCTGCTTGTTTAAATGACCAGCAGTTGTTAGATAAACCAATCTTACCAGAACATTTAGTTAGGGGTGCTGGTGGAGTTTGGGAGTACAGTAATGCTATCAATCTTTTAGGTCAAGAGCTTGACATAAATTATGTATTTATTGATTTAAGAGCTGGACTAAGTGAGATATCTAGCCCAATAATCTTTGATCCTAGAGTTGAAAGGTTTATTGTTACCACCATTAGCGAACAGTCTATTCGTGGTACTAATCTAGTTTTACAACAAATCGGTAAAGTAGCACCATCACAATCGGATATACAACATGAGAAATATTATGATCCATGGTTATTGATTAATATGTTGAAGCAGGAAGTTATAGATTCACCCCGTTATAAAAATGCCGTGGATGGATTTTACCAAAATTATATTCAACCGGAAGATACAGAAGATGTTTATAGCAAAAGGTTGGAAATTATTGAGGCTTTCTTTGCAGAAGAACTACTCTATGTTAATAGTTGGGAAGAAGCTCGATCAAGACTATCAGCGACTACATTAATGAAGAATGCTAGAAAATGGGCAGAAACAAAGTTGATAACTGCTGATAATGCTAATAATCAAGAGGTTTTATCTGAAGATTTGTTCAATAAAAAGTTAGATGATTTGAAAAAAATCAGAGACTTATGTGAGAAATATCGATATGCAGAAACTGGCAAAGGAGAAAATTTATTGATTATAGAACCTCTACGAAATTTGGCAACTGACTTCTCGGATAAATTACCGAATGTTTTATGTATTGGTGCTAAAGGATCGGGAAAGACTTTTAATTATATACATCTATCACGGCTTAGGAATTGGGAAAGTTTTTTACATCGTGTAGATGGTAGTCAAAATCATGAAGAACCGAGAAACAAAACTTATATATTTCCTTTGCTTCAAAGTCAGTATGTTGAACCTGATGCTCAAAATATTATTGACGAGGCCAGGAAGGAAGTTCGATCAGCTTTGAAAACTACGTTAGAATTTAGCCACTCAAACTACACTGATGAAATTCAAAGGTCCCTAGAAGAAAACTGGAATGAATCAAAGTGGACAGAATTTTGGATTAGTAAGATTATTGCCAAGTCAATTGATATTAATTTGGATAGTGGTCATAATACTCTCATGGCCATAGACCGAGAATTAAAAGAAAGAAAATTAAATATTGTATTTCTTTTCGATGGTTTGGAAAATATTTTTCCAGATATTTATACCGATACTCAACAAAGGAAAGCTCTAAAAGCTTTAATTGATGACATACCCACAAAGATTTCAGAAATTAGAAAAGCAAATATAGGGGTCATTATATTCTTGCGCCGGGACTTTCTCAAGCATACTATTACTCAAAATTTAGCACAGTTTGAAAATCGCTATTCTTCCTATGATTTATCTTGGGATAGAGATTCATTTCTCCGTCTGGTCTATTGGATTTGTAGCGAATCTGGAGTCATAAATGCAGACAAAAACAGGATTTATGATTTAAGTACAGAAGATTTAAAGGGAGAATTACAAAAATTATGGGGACAGAAGTTAGGTTCTGATAAATCAAAGGAGGCCAATACAGCTTCCTGGATATTTGCTGCGTTAACTGATTTTAAGGGTAATCTGCAAGCTAGAGATATAATTCGCTTTTTATATTTTGCCACCGGTCGTACATTGGATACCTCAAAGGAAACCTCAAAAAAATGGTTTTCTACCCGATTGCTACCACCCCAAGCAATTCGTCAAGCACTTCGACCTTGTAGTCAGCAGAAAGTCGAAGAAGTGAAGGAAGAATATCCCCGGTTCAAAACCTGGGTAGACACAAAACTATCTTCATTAACAGAAAGGAAAATTCCTTTTGATGTGCAAGACTTAAAAGCTGACCAGGATACTATCAGAGTATTGGAAGAAATAGGTGTAATTTATGAAGATAAGGATAAGGATGAAATTGCCAGATTTTATATTCCAGAAATATTCCGCGAGGGTTTAGGTTTTTCAGGGACAACGGGACGACCCCGCACTTTAGCTTTAAAGCAAAAAATCTTTGGTAAAGGTAACTAA
- a CDS encoding AI-2E family transporter, giving the protein MKLGQWIGLIALVVSLYILWQLREVLLLIFAAVVLATTLNRLARTCQNLGIKRGLAVFLSVMFFLVGIVAFFWVIVPPFVHQFQELTLRVPQGFERVNTWVDEQRSHIPQELEPVIPDLNRLIAEAQPLINRVLGNSFAFVSGSLVLVLNILLVLVLTAMFLTNPAAYQKLFVRLFPSFYRRRVEGILNQCEDSLERWLTGAFIAVCLVGLMSLIGLSILGVKAALALGVLAGLMNLIPNLGPTMSVVPAMAIALLDSPWKPIFVLILYFFIQQLESSFITPMVMAHQVSLLPAVTLISQLFFVTFFGFLGLFLALPLTVVAKIWIQEVLVKDVLDCWEHHGHDEVDLVILTDDDSQGE; this is encoded by the coding sequence GTGAAACTTGGTCAATGGATTGGTTTAATTGCTTTAGTTGTATCTCTGTACATATTATGGCAACTACGTGAAGTATTACTATTGATATTTGCTGCTGTGGTCTTAGCTACGACCCTAAATAGATTGGCCAGAACCTGTCAAAATCTGGGAATTAAACGTGGACTAGCTGTCTTTTTATCCGTGATGTTTTTTCTGGTGGGTATAGTTGCTTTTTTTTGGGTAATTGTGCCACCCTTTGTTCACCAATTCCAAGAACTGACTTTACGAGTACCTCAAGGTTTTGAACGGGTTAATACCTGGGTAGATGAACAAAGAAGTCATATTCCCCAGGAATTGGAACCTGTCATCCCTGATCTTAATCGTTTGATCGCGGAAGCTCAACCCTTAATTAATCGGGTTTTGGGTAATTCTTTTGCTTTTGTTTCTGGTTCTTTAGTACTTGTTCTCAATATTTTATTGGTTTTAGTTTTAACCGCAATGTTTCTAACTAATCCTGCAGCTTATCAAAAGTTATTTGTTAGACTCTTTCCTTCCTTTTATCGACGACGAGTAGAGGGAATTTTGAATCAGTGTGAGGATTCGCTAGAAAGATGGCTGACAGGAGCTTTTATCGCTGTTTGTCTGGTGGGATTGATGAGCTTAATTGGTCTGTCAATTTTAGGTGTCAAAGCAGCTTTGGCTTTGGGTGTTTTGGCAGGATTGATGAATTTAATTCCCAATTTGGGCCCCACTATGAGTGTGGTTCCAGCTATGGCGATCGCTCTTTTAGATTCTCCTTGGAAACCAATTTTTGTCCTAATTCTTTACTTTTTTATCCAACAGCTTGAAAGCAGTTTTATTACTCCTATGGTGATGGCACACCAGGTTTCTCTATTACCAGCTGTTACCCTAATTTCTCAGTTATTTTTTGTCACCTTTTTTGGATTTTTAGGCTTATTTCTAGCATTACCCCTGACGGTGGTAGCAAAAATTTGGATTCAGGAAGTATTGGTTAAGGACGTATTAGATTGCTGGGAACACCATGGTCATGATGAAGTTGACTTAGTAATTCTTACTGATGATGATTCCCAAGGGGAGTAG
- the ftsH gene encoding ATP-dependent zinc metalloprotease FtsH — protein MPVETNNKNQMQKPKLRQFGGSFLILMTILLLLNLIVPSILGPRLQQVPYSDFINQVKAGKVDKAIVGGDRIEYAIKTQTPEGKIVEQVFRTTPVAIDLDLPKILRENNVEFAAPPPNENAWIGTVLGWVAPPLIFFGIWAFLMSRQGGGPAALTVGKSKARIYSEGSTGVKFPDVAGVDEAKAELEEIVDFLKNASKYTNLGAKIPKGVLLVGPPGTGKTLLAKAIAGESGVPFFSISGSEFIELFVGVGAARVRDLFEQAKKQAPCIVFIDELDALGKSRGGASGFVGGNDEREQTLNQLLTEMDGFDANTGVIIIAATNRPEVLDPALRRPGRFDRQIVVDRPDKIGREAILKVHARSVKLAEDVNLEIIATRTPGFAGADLANLVNEAALLAARNNRQAVLMVDFNEAIERLIAGLEKRSRVLNELEKKTVAYHEVGHAIIGALMPGAGKVEKISVVPRGVGALGYTIQMPEEDRFLMVEDEIRGRIATLLGGRSSEEIVFGKVSTGASDDIQKATDLAERYVTLYGMSDKLGPVAFEKSQQQFLEGYSNPRRAISPHVAEEIDREVKEIVDNAHHIALSILQCNRDLLEEIAQELLQREILEGGYLREKLTRSNRPDEMDEWLRTGKLNGDQPLLQTVLG, from the coding sequence GTGCCTGTAGAAACTAACAATAAGAACCAGATGCAAAAGCCAAAACTGCGACAGTTTGGCGGAAGTTTCTTAATCTTAATGACCATTTTATTACTGTTGAATTTAATAGTTCCCAGCATTTTGGGACCTAGGTTACAACAAGTACCTTACAGTGATTTTATTAATCAGGTAAAAGCTGGTAAAGTAGATAAAGCAATTGTGGGAGGAGACCGGATTGAATATGCGATTAAAACCCAAACTCCCGAAGGAAAAATTGTGGAGCAGGTTTTTAGAACCACACCAGTGGCCATAGACTTAGACCTACCGAAAATTCTGCGAGAAAATAACGTGGAATTTGCCGCCCCACCCCCCAATGAAAATGCCTGGATTGGTACAGTTTTAGGTTGGGTTGCACCTCCCTTAATCTTCTTTGGTATTTGGGCTTTTCTCATGAGTCGTCAGGGAGGGGGACCTGCTGCATTAACTGTGGGAAAAAGTAAAGCTCGAATTTATTCAGAAGGTAGCACCGGTGTGAAATTTCCCGATGTTGCAGGTGTTGATGAAGCCAAAGCGGAATTGGAGGAAATAGTTGACTTTTTAAAAAATGCTAGTAAGTACACAAACTTAGGAGCAAAAATTCCCAAAGGTGTATTATTAGTGGGACCACCGGGAACAGGTAAGACCTTATTAGCAAAAGCCATTGCAGGTGAATCAGGAGTACCATTTTTTAGTATTTCTGGGTCAGAATTTATTGAATTATTTGTAGGTGTAGGTGCTGCTAGGGTAAGAGATTTATTTGAACAAGCCAAAAAACAAGCTCCCTGTATAGTCTTTATTGATGAATTAGATGCTCTAGGCAAATCTCGGGGTGGAGCTAGTGGTTTTGTAGGTGGTAATGATGAAAGGGAACAAACCCTAAACCAATTATTGACAGAAATGGATGGTTTTGACGCTAATACAGGCGTGATAATTATTGCTGCTACTAACCGTCCTGAAGTTTTAGATCCTGCATTACGTCGTCCCGGGAGGTTTGACCGTCAAATTGTGGTAGACAGACCAGATAAAATAGGTCGAGAGGCAATTCTCAAGGTTCATGCTAGAAGTGTGAAATTAGCAGAAGATGTGAACTTAGAAATTATTGCGACTCGCACCCCAGGTTTTGCTGGTGCAGATTTAGCGAACCTAGTTAATGAAGCTGCATTATTAGCAGCGAGAAATAATCGTCAAGCTGTTCTAATGGTAGATTTTAACGAGGCTATTGAAAGATTAATTGCTGGGTTAGAAAAACGCTCCCGTGTGTTAAATGAATTGGAGAAGAAAACGGTTGCTTACCATGAAGTTGGTCATGCTATTATTGGGGCCTTAATGCCAGGAGCAGGTAAGGTAGAGAAGATTTCCGTTGTTCCCCGGGGTGTGGGAGCATTGGGTTACACAATTCAAATGCCAGAGGAAGATAGATTTCTTATGGTAGAAGATGAAATTCGTGGACGGATTGCTACTTTATTGGGTGGACGTTCATCGGAGGAAATTGTGTTTGGGAAGGTTTCTACTGGTGCATCTGATGATATTCAAAAAGCCACAGATTTGGCGGAAAGATATGTGACTTTGTATGGTATGAGTGATAAGCTTGGACCAGTAGCTTTTGAGAAAAGTCAACAGCAGTTTTTAGAAGGTTATAGTAATCCCCGTCGTGCTATTAGTCCCCATGTTGCTGAAGAAATTGATCGGGAAGTGAAGGAGATAGTTGATAATGCTCATCATATTGCATTGAGTATTTTGCAATGTAATAGGGATTTATTGGAGGAAATTGCTCAGGAATTATTACAAAGGGAAATTTTGGAAGGTGGTTATTTACGAGAAAAATTAACCCGATCTAACCGACCAGATGAAATGGATGAGTGGTTAAGAACTGGTAAGTTAAATGGTGATCAGCCATTACTACAAACTGTTTTGGGTTAG
- a CDS encoding TM0106 family RecB-like putative nuclease gives MIINAELLLQYQRCKRRSFLDVHGDYQQRDTPHELLVKMQQDKITHRSNVLEHLTYNQPDYPPRNWEMGAAATIKLMQQGVNMIYRGVLLATYEDKYTLLSCPDLLVKQPGKSSLGDWLYVPVDIQLGKRPKQEYQVVAAFHAEIAGALQEVMLAECWLVLRSKETTYAVDLYKWRPQMLDILADYVQVMSSPEAPEVFIARQKCNLCHWYNQCYSIAREQQHLSLLPGVTPVRYNYLRSKAINSLDLLAKTQPSSLENVTGFDSKIAWKLVVQAQSALRQTALMLPETVVRGNLISNVGIELYFDIEAQPDLNLNYLLGVLVVDIENKQETFYSFLATKPEEEELIWQQFVDLVCQYPHSPIYHFCNYEVETVNKLGKLYGTPDSITRMILTRFVDIYELLIETVALPIESYALKAIANWLGFTWRDPKANGAKCIYWYDQWLETGDREFLKMIQVYNEDDCYATRRVKDWLVTFTKDFLL, from the coding sequence ATGATCATTAATGCTGAACTTCTCCTTCAATATCAACGGTGTAAACGAAGATCTTTCTTAGATGTTCACGGCGATTATCAGCAACGTGATACTCCCCATGAGCTGTTGGTAAAAATGCAGCAAGACAAGATTACACACAGGTCAAACGTGTTAGAACACTTGACCTACAATCAACCTGACTATCCCCCTCGGAACTGGGAAATGGGAGCAGCAGCAACTATTAAGTTAATGCAGCAGGGGGTTAATATGATTTACCGAGGAGTGTTGTTAGCAACTTACGAGGATAAGTATACCTTACTCAGTTGTCCGGATCTACTGGTTAAACAACCAGGGAAATCTAGTTTGGGAGATTGGTTGTATGTACCCGTGGATATTCAACTAGGTAAACGTCCTAAACAAGAATATCAAGTGGTAGCTGCTTTTCACGCGGAAATTGCGGGAGCTTTACAGGAGGTAATGCTAGCAGAATGTTGGTTGGTGTTACGCAGCAAGGAAACAACTTATGCGGTGGATTTGTATAAGTGGAGACCACAAATGTTAGATATTTTGGCGGACTATGTTCAAGTAATGAGTTCACCAGAAGCACCTGAAGTATTTATAGCTAGGCAAAAATGTAATCTTTGTCACTGGTATAACCAGTGTTATAGTATTGCTCGAGAGCAGCAGCATCTTTCCCTATTACCGGGAGTGACACCAGTTCGTTATAATTATTTACGAAGTAAAGCTATTAATAGTTTAGATTTGCTTGCAAAAACCCAACCTAGTAGTTTAGAAAATGTAACTGGGTTTGATTCTAAGATAGCGTGGAAGTTAGTAGTACAGGCCCAGTCCGCATTAAGACAAACCGCTTTAATGTTACCCGAAACAGTGGTAAGAGGAAATCTAATATCTAATGTGGGCATTGAGCTGTATTTTGATATTGAAGCTCAACCGGATTTAAATTTGAATTATTTATTAGGGGTTTTAGTAGTTGATATAGAAAATAAGCAAGAAACCTTTTATTCATTTTTAGCCACAAAACCCGAAGAAGAGGAATTAATTTGGCAGCAATTTGTGGATCTAGTTTGCCAATATCCCCACTCTCCTATTTATCACTTTTGTAATTATGAAGTAGAAACAGTAAATAAATTGGGGAAACTTTATGGCACACCTGATTCTATAACTAGGATGATTCTCACTCGGTTTGTGGATATTTATGAACTATTAATTGAAACCGTGGCCTTGCCAATAGAAAGTTATGCACTCAAGGCGATCGCCAATTGGTTAGGATTTACATGGCGAGATCCCAAAGCAAATGGTGCCAAATGTATTTATTGGTATGATCAATGGTTAGAAACAGGCGATCGGGAGTTTTTAAAAATGATTCAGGTTTACAATGAGGATGATTGTTATGCTACCCGTCGGGTAAAAGATTGGTTAGTTACCTTTACCAAAGATTTTTTGCTTTAA
- the efp gene encoding elongation factor P, producing the protein MISSNDFRPGVSIVLDQSVWRVVEFLHVKPGKGSAFVRTKLKNVQNGNVVEKTFRAGETVPQASLEKITMQHTYKEGDEFVFMDMETYEEDRLKATQIGDGVKYLKEGMEVNVTFWSKEENIKQVLEVELPNSVVLEVVETDPGVKGDTATGGTKPAKLETNAIVMVPLFITTGERIKIDTREDKYLGRE; encoded by the coding sequence ATGATCTCCAGTAATGATTTTCGACCCGGCGTTTCTATCGTGTTAGACCAGTCCGTTTGGCGAGTAGTTGAATTTCTTCACGTTAAACCCGGTAAGGGTTCCGCCTTTGTCAGAACTAAATTAAAAAATGTCCAAAATGGTAACGTGGTGGAAAAAACTTTCCGCGCTGGGGAAACCGTACCTCAAGCAAGTTTAGAGAAAATTACCATGCAACATACTTATAAGGAAGGTGATGAATTTGTCTTTATGGATATGGAAACATATGAGGAAGATAGATTAAAGGCCACCCAAATTGGTGATGGTGTTAAGTACCTGAAAGAAGGTATGGAAGTTAATGTCACCTTTTGGTCAAAAGAAGAGAATATAAAACAGGTTCTAGAAGTTGAACTCCCTAATTCTGTAGTTCTGGAGGTGGTAGAAACTGACCCAGGTGTCAAGGGTGATACCGCTACCGGGGGCACTAAGCCAGCAAAATTGGAAACTAATGCAATTGTCATGGTTCCTTTGTTTATTACTACAGGTGAACGGATCAAGATAGACACTAGAGAAGATAAATACTTAGGGCGAGAATAG
- a CDS encoding DUF1614 domain-containing protein, translated as MIYLPVSILLFLVLLLLLPFIWFALAVDIVEIAVAKLGFSPQIAFFLFLLVIITSTINIPLYRLENTIEVVDEFATLWLREFWGIPLRRLDRSTVVALNVGGGLIPVLLALYQISRGNLLAITLVTTIVSVVGYFAARIVPGIGIQMNPLLAPLTAVISAMIIAPHAGAPVAFAGGILGTVIGADLLHLKDIQSMSEGVLSIGGAGVFDGIALCGLFALLLS; from the coding sequence ATGATCTATCTACCAGTTTCAATACTGTTATTTCTGGTGTTGCTGTTACTTTTACCCTTTATTTGGTTTGCTCTAGCAGTAGACATAGTAGAAATTGCCGTAGCCAAGTTAGGTTTTTCTCCTCAAATTGCCTTCTTCCTCTTTTTGCTAGTAATAATTACTAGCACAATCAATATTCCCTTATACCGACTGGAAAACACCATAGAAGTAGTAGACGAATTTGCCACCCTGTGGCTAAGGGAATTTTGGGGAATCCCGTTAAGAAGACTAGACCGGTCTACAGTTGTAGCACTAAACGTAGGGGGTGGTTTAATACCCGTACTTTTAGCGTTATACCAAATTTCCCGAGGAAACCTGTTGGCAATTACCCTGGTAACCACCATTGTATCAGTGGTTGGTTATTTTGCAGCTCGGATAGTTCCCGGAATTGGAATTCAAATGAATCCGTTATTAGCTCCTCTAACTGCGGTTATATCAGCCATGATAATAGCCCCTCATGCAGGGGCTCCCGTAGCATTTGCGGGAGGTATTCTAGGCACTGTTATTGGTGCTGACCTATTACATCTTAAAGATATTCAATCCATGAGTGAGGGCGTTTTAAGTATTGGTGGTGCGGGAGTATTTGACGGTATTGCTTTGTGTGGACTATTTGCTTTATTATTAAGTTAA